One genomic segment of Streptococcus salivarius includes these proteins:
- the nadE gene encoding ammonia-dependent NAD(+) synthetase has protein sequence MTLQETIIAQLGVKPSIDPKEEIRKSVDFLKAYMLKHPFLKTYVLGISGGQDSTLAGRLAQLAIEELRAETGKDYQFIAIRLPYGVQADEDDAQRALTFIKPDVSLAVNIKEAVDGQVAELAKAGVTVSDFNKGNIKARQRMITQYAVAGENSGAVIGTDHAAENLTGFFTKFGDGGADILPLFRLNKRQGAALLAELGADKALYEKVPTADLEEDKPGIADEVALGVTYREIDDYLEGKEVSAKAQETIESWWRKGQHKRHLPITIFDDFWK, from the coding sequence ATGACTTTGCAAGAAACTATTATTGCTCAACTAGGCGTTAAACCTAGCATTGATCCAAAGGAAGAAATTCGAAAATCCGTTGATTTTTTGAAGGCCTACATGCTCAAACATCCATTCCTTAAAACATATGTTTTGGGAATCTCAGGAGGTCAAGATTCTACATTGGCTGGTCGTCTGGCACAACTTGCGATTGAAGAGCTCCGTGCAGAGACAGGAAAAGACTATCAGTTTATTGCCATTCGTTTACCATATGGTGTCCAAGCAGATGAAGATGATGCCCAACGTGCTCTTACTTTTATCAAGCCAGATGTGAGTCTTGCGGTTAATATCAAAGAAGCTGTTGATGGTCAGGTTGCTGAACTTGCCAAGGCAGGTGTCACCGTTTCTGACTTCAATAAGGGAAATATCAAGGCCCGCCAACGTATGATTACCCAATATGCGGTTGCTGGTGAAAATAGTGGGGCAGTTATCGGAACAGACCACGCCGCTGAAAACCTTACGGGCTTCTTCACAAAATTTGGTGACGGTGGTGCGGATATTTTGCCGCTCTTTCGTCTAAACAAGCGTCAAGGTGCAGCCCTTCTTGCAGAACTTGGTGCAGACAAGGCCCTTTATGAAAAAGTGCCAACAGCTGACTTGGAAGAGGACAAACCAGGAATCGCTGATGAAGTGGCACTTGGAGTGACCTATCGTGAAATTGATGACTACCTTGAAGGCAAGGAAGTCTCAGCCAAAGCTCAGGAAACGATTGAGTCTTGGTGGCGTAAAGGTCAACACAAACGTCACTTGCCAATCACCATTTTTGATGATTTTTGGAAATAA
- the pepC gene encoding aminopeptidase C, giving the protein MTSLSTDFTDKLFADYEANAKYSAIENAVTHNGLLKSIETRQSEVENDHVFSIDLTKDEVSNQKASGRCWMFAALNTFRHKLISDFKLESFELSQAHTFFWDKYEKSNWFLEQIIATADQEIGSRKVKFLLDTPQQDGGQWDMVVSLFEKYGVVPKSVYPESVASSNSRELNQYLNKLLRQDAQILRDLIAGGADQAAVQAKKEELLQEIFNYLAMTLGLPPRQFDFAYRDKDDNYQSEKNITPQAFFEKYVGLKLSDYVSVINAPTADKPFGKSYTVEMLGNVVGAPSVRYINLPMDRFKELAIAQMKAGETVWFGSDVGQVSDRQKGILATNVYDFTASMDINLTQDKAGRLDYNESLMTHAMVLTGVDLDADGKPIKWKVENSWGDKVGQKGYFVASDAWMDEYTYQIVVRKDFLTAEELAAYEAEPQVLAPWDPMGALASK; this is encoded by the coding sequence ATGACTTCACTATCAACAGATTTCACAGATAAACTATTTGCAGACTATGAGGCCAATGCCAAATACAGTGCTATCGAAAATGCTGTAACTCACAATGGCTTGCTCAAATCTATCGAAACACGTCAATCAGAAGTTGAAAATGACCATGTTTTCTCAATCGATTTGACTAAAGATGAGGTGTCTAATCAGAAAGCTTCAGGACGTTGCTGGATGTTTGCGGCACTAAATACTTTCCGCCATAAATTAATCTCAGACTTCAAATTGGAAAGTTTCGAGCTTTCTCAAGCCCACACCTTCTTCTGGGACAAGTATGAAAAATCAAACTGGTTCTTGGAACAAATCATTGCTACAGCAGATCAAGAGATTGGCAGTCGTAAGGTTAAATTCCTTTTGGATACCCCTCAACAAGATGGTGGACAATGGGATATGGTCGTATCACTTTTTGAAAAATATGGTGTTGTGCCAAAATCAGTTTATCCAGAATCTGTAGCTTCAAGTAATAGTCGTGAGCTTAATCAATACCTCAATAAGCTTCTTCGTCAAGATGCTCAAATCTTGCGTGATTTGATTGCTGGAGGTGCTGATCAAGCTGCTGTTCAGGCCAAGAAGGAAGAACTTCTTCAAGAAATTTTCAATTATCTTGCCATGACTCTTGGTTTACCACCACGTCAGTTTGATTTTGCCTACCGAGATAAAGATGACAACTATCAATCTGAGAAAAATATCACACCACAAGCTTTCTTTGAAAAATATGTGGGTCTAAAACTCAGCGACTATGTGTCAGTCATCAACGCTCCAACAGCTGATAAACCTTTCGGGAAATCTTATACTGTTGAGATGTTGGGTAATGTTGTGGGTGCACCAAGTGTTCGTTATATTAACCTCCCAATGGATCGTTTCAAAGAGCTTGCCATTGCACAGATGAAGGCTGGAGAGACTGTTTGGTTTGGTTCAGATGTTGGTCAAGTTTCAGACCGTCAAAAAGGTATTCTTGCAACTAATGTTTATGACTTTACAGCTAGCATGGATATTAACTTGACTCAAGACAAGGCAGGACGTTTAGACTACAATGAATCTCTCATGACTCATGCCATGGTATTGACTGGGGTTGATTTGGATGCTGATGGTAAACCTATTAAATGGAAGGTTGAAAACTCTTGGGGAGACAAGGTCGGACAAAAAGGTTACTTTGTCGCTTCCGATGCCTGGATGGATGAATACACTTATCAAATCGTTGTTCGCAAAGACTTCCTTACAGCTGAAGAATTAGCAGCCTATGAAGCAGAGCCACAAGTACTTGCTCCTTGGGACCCAATGGGAGCCCTTGCTTCAAAATAA
- a CDS encoding DUF805 domain-containing protein — MIKAYIDFWKRAFDFRGRSTRPDYWWAYLVNVIIITILTVFCVLIPFFSNVDLSDPALLNNSTELQKIIITYAWPLMLFSLIELIPQLSLQIRRLRDAGFHPAWVLLSYIGLIRILAIFSLIGSIVLLIMSCQPTKPAPETQFDKVE; from the coding sequence ATGATTAAAGCTTATATTGATTTTTGGAAGCGTGCCTTTGACTTTAGAGGCCGTTCGACTCGTCCAGACTACTGGTGGGCTTACTTGGTTAATGTCATTATTATTACTATTCTTACTGTTTTTTGTGTTCTTATTCCTTTCTTCAGTAATGTTGATCTTAGTGACCCAGCTCTGTTGAATAATTCGACTGAACTGCAAAAAATAATTATTACCTATGCTTGGCCACTAATGCTTTTTAGCTTAATTGAACTTATCCCTCAATTGTCTCTACAAATCCGTCGTTTGAGAGATGCAGGATTTCATCCGGCTTGGGTACTTCTAAGTTATATAGGTCTTATACGAATCTTGGCTATCTTCTCATTGATTGGAAGCATTGTCCTCCTTATCATGTCTTGTCAACCAACGAAACCAGCACCTGAAACGCAGTTTGATAAAGTGGAATAA
- a CDS encoding ABC transporter ATP-binding protein, whose product MSILTIDHISKYYNLDGTNQERALNDVTLGIAPGKITAIYGPSGCGKTSLLSIISGLDSQYQGNLYFKNQNMRDFSERDLTYFRKAHIGFVFQNFNLIPHQSVLENVKMPLYVKNMTDKEMVDIAERELSRLGIGDFIKKNVKQLSGGQKQRVAIARALVNNPEMIVADEPTGSLDSQSQENVLEIFKELAEAGKTVIIVTHNPEVADYADVVIKMKDGEVVETIEK is encoded by the coding sequence ATGTCCATTTTAACCATCGATCACATCTCAAAGTACTATAATCTCGACGGTACGAACCAAGAGCGCGCTTTGAACGATGTTACGCTTGGGATTGCACCAGGAAAGATCACTGCTATCTACGGTCCATCTGGCTGTGGTAAGACCAGTCTGCTTAGTATTATTAGTGGCTTGGATAGTCAGTATCAAGGAAATCTTTATTTCAAAAATCAAAACATGCGAGATTTTTCAGAGCGTGACTTGACCTATTTTAGAAAGGCTCATATTGGCTTTGTCTTTCAAAATTTCAATCTTATCCCTCATCAATCAGTCCTTGAAAATGTCAAGATGCCTCTTTACGTTAAAAATATGACTGATAAAGAGATGGTCGATATTGCGGAAAGGGAGCTCAGCCGTCTTGGAATCGGAGACTTTATCAAGAAAAATGTTAAGCAGCTTTCTGGTGGGCAAAAACAACGTGTGGCCATTGCCCGTGCCCTAGTCAATAATCCAGAAATGATTGTGGCTGATGAACCGACAGGTTCTCTTGATTCTCAGTCTCAGGAAAATGTTCTCGAAATTTTTAAAGAGCTAGCTGAGGCAGGTAAAACTGTGATTATTGTAACCCATAACCCTGAAGTGGCGGATTATGCGGATGTTGTCATTAAAATGAAGGATGGTGAAGTCGTTGAAACAATCGAAAAATAA
- a CDS encoding DUF1273 domain-containing protein: MTSLLVTGYKSFELGIFKDKDPKVTIIKKAIKRDFKRFLDDGVDWMIFTGNLGFEFWALEVAKELQKDYPLKLATLFPFETHGQNWNEANQTKLAAFKQVDFVKYSFPAYQSPAQFKQFNQFLIDNTDQAYLFYEPENETNLKYFYGMMIEARDYPVSRLTFDDLNEVMSE, translated from the coding sequence ATGACATCACTACTGGTAACTGGTTATAAGAGCTTTGAACTCGGTATTTTTAAAGACAAGGACCCTAAAGTAACCATTATCAAGAAAGCAATTAAACGTGATTTTAAGCGTTTCTTGGATGATGGTGTGGATTGGATGATTTTTACCGGCAACCTCGGTTTTGAATTTTGGGCACTAGAGGTGGCCAAAGAACTTCAGAAAGACTATCCTTTGAAGTTGGCGACACTTTTCCCTTTTGAAACGCATGGTCAGAATTGGAATGAAGCGAATCAGACAAAACTAGCAGCCTTTAAGCAGGTTGATTTTGTCAAGTATAGCTTTCCCGCTTACCAATCTCCAGCACAGTTTAAACAATTTAATCAGTTTCTCATTGACAATACAGATCAGGCTTATTTATTTTATGAACCTGAAAATGAAACAAATCTGAAATATTTTTACGGTATGATGATAGAAGCAAGGGATTATCCCGTATCTCGACTGACTTTTGATGACCTCAATGAGGTCATGTCGGAATAG
- a CDS encoding DUF3021 family protein, whose translation MKRLIAYFVSGVRTGSFFYLALLLLGQLFPQLIYPKVSVGNILALFMMSGLMGMLSWILEEIDCISYRLRIILHFLLTVIVLTVTCLISGWYEALTNPAIWIVFIFVYSIIWLYLIWQMHMRTQRINQALLHRRSQKKKQK comes from the coding sequence TTAATTGCTTATTTTGTATCCGGCGTGAGAACGGGATCGTTCTTTTACCTTGCACTCCTTTTACTTGGTCAATTATTTCCCCAGCTTATCTATCCCAAAGTTAGTGTGGGGAATATTTTAGCCCTCTTTATGATGAGTGGTTTGATGGGAATGCTCTCGTGGATTTTGGAAGAGATTGACTGCATATCGTATAGGCTTAGAATAATCTTGCATTTCTTGTTGACGGTGATTGTACTTACAGTGACTTGTCTGATATCAGGCTGGTATGAGGCTTTAACGAACCCTGCTATCTGGATTGTTTTCATTTTCGTTTATAGTATTATCTGGCTATATCTCATTTGGCAAATGCATATGAGAACACAGCGTATTAATCAAGCTTTACTGCATCGTCGAAGCCAGAAAAAGAAACAAAAGTAA
- a CDS encoding MerR family transcriptional regulator encodes MKSVKEVSQLSGVSVRTLHYYDEIDLLKPSVVAENGYRYYNRDAVVRLQEILLYRELDFPLKKIKEIVGQPGYDKVQGLRDQIKLLELKKSRLEAVIAHAKALQMEEEEMSFEAFDQKAVEAFQEEAQARWGQTEAYQAFVAKGEESFPEVTKEMTAIMSTFGQLKEYNPGDDSVQEQVKSLQDYISQHFYPCNQTVLAGLGQMYQTDNRFSSFIDKVGGSGTAAFLAEAIRIYCQ; translated from the coding sequence GTGAAATCTGTAAAAGAAGTGAGCCAACTATCAGGTGTCAGTGTGCGCACCCTTCATTATTATGACGAAATTGATTTGCTGAAACCGTCGGTTGTGGCTGAAAATGGTTACCGTTACTATAATCGCGATGCGGTTGTCCGTTTGCAAGAAATATTGCTTTACCGTGAGTTAGACTTTCCTCTCAAAAAAATTAAGGAAATCGTAGGTCAACCAGGTTATGATAAAGTTCAAGGGCTTAGGGATCAGATTAAGCTCTTAGAGTTGAAAAAGTCCCGGTTGGAAGCCGTCATAGCTCATGCCAAGGCCTTACAAATGGAGGAAGAAGAAATGTCATTTGAAGCATTTGATCAAAAAGCTGTGGAAGCCTTTCAGGAAGAAGCTCAGGCTAGATGGGGTCAGACAGAAGCTTATCAAGCTTTTGTGGCTAAGGGAGAGGAGTCCTTCCCTGAAGTTACCAAAGAGATGACTGCAATCATGTCTACCTTTGGACAGCTCAAGGAGTATAATCCTGGTGATGATAGTGTTCAGGAGCAAGTAAAGTCGTTACAAGATTATATTAGTCAGCATTTTTATCCATGTAACCAAACGGTATTAGCTGGTCTAGGTCAGATGTACCAAACAGATAATCGCTTTTCTAGTTTTATCGATAAAGTCGGAGGATCGGGTACTGCCGCCTTTCTCGCAGAAGCTATTCGTATTTATTGTCAATAA
- a CDS encoding nicotinate phosphoribosyltransferase, whose protein sequence is MYKDDSLTLHTDLYQINMMQVYFNQGIHNKKAVFEVYFRQLPFKNGFAVFAGLERIVNYLENLTFSETDITYLKDLGYPEDFLDYLANLKLELTINSALEGDLVFANEPIFQVEGPLAQCQLVETALLNILNYQILIATKAARIRSVIEDAPLLEFGTRRAQEMDAAIWGTRAAVIGGADATSNVRAGKIFGIPVSGTHAHALVQAYGNDYDAFKAYASTHKDCVFLVDTYDTRKIGVPNAIRVAKELGDKINFLGVRLDSGDLAYLSKQVRKQLDAAGFPDAKIYASNDLDENTILNLKMQKAKIDVWGVGTKLITAYDQPALGAVYKIVSMEDDKGVMHDTIKLSNNAEKVSTPGKKQVWRITSRAKGKSEGDYITFADTDVNALDEINMFHPTYTYINKTVRDFDAVPLLVPIYDKGQLIYDLPSLDEIKAYATKELDELWNEYKRVLNPQDYPVDLAKDVWDNKMTLIDNVRKKAHDLSE, encoded by the coding sequence ATGTATAAAGATGATAGTTTAACCTTGCACACTGACTTGTATCAAATCAATATGATGCAGGTTTACTTTAACCAAGGTATTCACAATAAAAAGGCCGTTTTTGAAGTTTATTTCCGTCAACTTCCGTTTAAAAATGGCTTTGCTGTGTTCGCAGGTCTGGAGCGTATTGTCAACTATCTTGAAAATCTGACCTTCTCAGAAACTGATATTACTTATCTAAAAGATTTAGGTTATCCTGAGGATTTTCTGGACTATCTAGCCAACCTAAAACTCGAGTTGACTATCAATTCAGCTCTTGAGGGTGATTTGGTATTTGCTAATGAACCGATTTTCCAAGTGGAAGGTCCCTTGGCCCAGTGTCAGCTTGTAGAGACTGCCTTGCTAAATATCCTCAATTACCAGATTCTTATTGCTACCAAGGCAGCCCGTATTCGTTCTGTCATTGAGGATGCTCCTCTGTTGGAATTTGGGACACGTCGTGCACAAGAGATGGATGCAGCAATCTGGGGAACACGTGCAGCCGTGATTGGTGGTGCTGATGCAACGTCAAATGTACGTGCCGGCAAGATTTTTGGAATCCCAGTTTCTGGTACTCATGCCCATGCCCTTGTTCAAGCCTATGGCAACGATTATGACGCCTTTAAAGCCTATGCATCTACTCATAAGGACTGTGTATTCCTTGTAGATACCTATGACACCCGTAAGATTGGTGTTCCTAATGCTATCCGTGTCGCTAAAGAGCTAGGTGATAAGATTAATTTCTTGGGTGTTCGTCTTGATTCAGGTGACTTGGCTTATCTATCGAAGCAGGTTCGTAAGCAATTGGATGCAGCTGGTTTCCCTGATGCTAAGATTTACGCTTCAAACGACCTTGATGAAAATACTATCCTTAACTTGAAGATGCAGAAGGCTAAGATTGATGTTTGGGGAGTAGGTACTAAGCTCATCACTGCCTATGACCAACCAGCCTTGGGTGCTGTTTACAAGATTGTCTCAATGGAAGATGATAAGGGAGTCATGCATGATACTATCAAGTTGTCCAATAATGCTGAGAAGGTTTCGACACCAGGTAAGAAGCAAGTTTGGCGTATTACGAGTCGTGCTAAGGGCAAATCAGAAGGTGACTATATCACTTTCGCAGATACGGATGTTAATGCTTTAGATGAAATTAATATGTTCCACCCAACATATACTTACATCAATAAGACGGTTCGTGATTTTGATGCAGTGCCACTCTTGGTTCCAATCTACGACAAAGGGCAACTAATCTATGACTTACCAAGTCTTGATGAAATCAAGGCTTATGCTACTAAGGAATTGGACGAACTTTGGAATGAGTACAAGCGCGTGCTTAACCCTCAAGATTATCCAGTTGACTTGGCTAAAGATGTCTGGGATAACAAGATGACCTTGATTGATAATGTCCGTAAGAAAGCCCATGACTTGTCAGAGTAA
- the pbp1a gene encoding penicillin-binding protein PBP1A encodes MAKFNFNNFKESLSGLTKRAKNIKAKRSDSSRYSKGKRSATSDQSLGWRIAKYGFIGLLTFFVVCVISGGSLFAYYISSVPKLTENKLQSTSSSKIYDANGSLIADLGAEKRESASTDEIPTTLVNAITSIEDKRFFTHRGIDVYRIMGVAVNNLRRSSTQGGSTLDQQLIKLAYFSTNTSDQTLKRKSQEIWLSLQMERQFTKQEILTFYVNKVYMGNGYYGMKTAAKSYFGKDLSDLSVAQAALLAGIPQAPTQYDPYANPDAAKKRRNTVLSEMYEDKNISKEEYEQAKETDISDGLLPLTKKASYEPYLDNYIKQVIEQVSTDANADIYSAGLDVYTNLNPDIQKYIWNVYNTDDYIYYPNDSFQVASTIIDVTNGRVVAQLGSRHQDENVALGTNQAVQTDRDWGSTMKPITDYAPAIEKGVYTNTGTTVYDNPYNFPGSSTPVYDWDRKYYGSISLTYAIQQSRNVTAVKALQAVGLEYAQSFLKDLGIEYPEMYYSNAISSSTTSSDPKYGASSEKMAAAYAAFANGGTYYKPSYIKSIKFEDGSTKSFDSKGVEAMSPQTAYMMSSMLKQVMTGGTATEAYVPGTFNAGKTGTSNYGDDEYYKVQKESGVYAYLMVPDETFVGYNTKYSMAIWTGYKNRKTPLHDSDLDIAKQIYGVTSGYLNQMYGAGSEDFDMPSGVYNNGSYVFLTGSSTSNVYTGSLGTSSSSSSLDSSQSSDSSSSQDSQQYGPDASTNPSTSASNGSEHSNSNTATAEE; translated from the coding sequence ATGGCTAAATTTAATTTCAACAACTTTAAAGAATCGCTGAGCGGTTTGACTAAACGTGCTAAAAACATCAAAGCCAAACGTTCAGATTCTTCTCGCTATAGCAAGGGAAAACGCTCAGCTACTTCAGACCAAAGCTTGGGCTGGCGTATTGCAAAATACGGATTTATTGGATTACTGACTTTCTTTGTAGTGTGTGTCATCTCTGGTGGTAGCCTCTTTGCCTACTATATTAGCAGTGTTCCTAAACTTACCGAGAACAAACTACAATCAACAAGCTCAAGTAAGATTTACGACGCCAATGGTAGCCTTATTGCTGACTTGGGAGCTGAGAAACGTGAGAGTGCATCCACAGATGAAATTCCAACAACTCTAGTTAATGCCATCACCTCTATTGAGGATAAACGTTTCTTCACACACCGTGGAATTGACGTCTACCGTATCATGGGAGTGGCTGTTAATAACCTTCGTCGTAGTAGTACCCAGGGGGGGTCTACACTCGACCAACAGTTGATTAAATTGGCCTACTTCTCAACAAACACTTCGGACCAAACCCTTAAACGTAAGTCACAAGAAATCTGGTTGTCTCTCCAAATGGAGCGTCAATTCACTAAACAAGAGATTTTGACCTTCTACGTTAACAAGGTTTATATGGGTAATGGTTACTATGGTATGAAGACTGCAGCTAAATCTTACTTCGGTAAAGACTTGAGCGACCTCTCTGTTGCCCAAGCAGCTCTTCTTGCCGGTATTCCACAAGCACCAACACAATATGACCCTTATGCTAATCCGGATGCTGCTAAAAAGCGTCGTAACACTGTTCTTAGTGAAATGTATGAAGACAAAAACATTTCTAAAGAAGAGTACGAACAAGCTAAAGAAACTGACATATCAGATGGTCTTCTTCCACTCACAAAGAAAGCTAGCTACGAGCCATATCTAGATAACTACATCAAACAAGTTATCGAACAGGTATCTACTGATGCCAATGCTGATATTTACTCAGCAGGTCTCGACGTCTACACTAACCTTAATCCTGATATTCAAAAATACATTTGGAATGTCTATAATACTGATGACTATATCTACTATCCAAATGATAGCTTCCAGGTTGCCTCTACTATTATTGATGTTACTAATGGTCGTGTTGTTGCTCAGCTAGGATCACGCCATCAGGATGAGAACGTTGCCCTTGGTACCAACCAAGCAGTCCAAACTGACCGTGACTGGGGTTCAACAATGAAACCTATCACTGACTACGCTCCCGCTATTGAAAAAGGTGTTTATACAAACACTGGTACGACTGTTTACGATAATCCTTATAATTTCCCTGGCTCTTCAACCCCAGTTTACGACTGGGACCGTAAATATTACGGAAGTATATCATTGACCTATGCTATTCAACAATCACGTAACGTAACAGCTGTTAAAGCTCTTCAGGCTGTTGGTTTGGAATATGCACAGTCCTTCTTGAAAGATTTGGGTATTGAGTATCCAGAAATGTATTACTCAAATGCCATCTCATCTTCAACAACATCGTCAGATCCTAAGTACGGTGCATCAAGCGAGAAAATGGCTGCGGCCTATGCAGCCTTTGCAAATGGCGGTACTTACTATAAACCATCTTACATTAAATCAATCAAATTTGAAGACGGTTCAACAAAATCATTTGATTCTAAAGGTGTCGAGGCCATGTCGCCACAAACAGCTTACATGATGTCAAGCATGTTGAAACAAGTAATGACAGGTGGTACAGCGACTGAAGCTTATGTCCCTGGTACATTCAATGCTGGTAAGACTGGTACATCTAACTATGGTGACGATGAATACTACAAGGTACAAAAAGAAAGTGGCGTCTATGCTTATCTTATGGTTCCAGATGAAACTTTCGTTGGTTACAATACTAAGTATTCAATGGCGATTTGGACAGGTTACAAAAACCGTAAAACACCACTTCATGATTCAGACCTTGACATTGCTAAACAAATCTACGGTGTAACAAGTGGCTACCTTAACCAGATGTATGGTGCGGGTTCTGAAGATTTCGATATGCCTAGCGGTGTTTATAATAATGGTAGCTATGTCTTCCTTACTGGTTCTTCAACATCAAATGTTTACACAGGATCACTTGGAACATCTAGCTCATCATCAAGTTTAGACTCAAGCCAAAGCAGTGACTCATCAAGTTCACAAGATAGTCAACAGTACGGCCCTGATGCTTCAACAAATCCATCGACATCGGCCTCTAACGGTTCTGAACATTCAAATTCAAACACTGCTACAGCAGAAGAATAA
- the recU gene encoding Holliday junction resolvase RecU encodes MVNYPHQISRKKAQVRPKKSNRVDFANRGMSFESAINATNDYYLSRGLAVIHKKPTPVQIVKVDYPKRSRAKIVEAYFRQASTTDYSGVYKGYYIDFEAKETRQKTAMPMKNFHAHQIEHMSQVISQDGICFVLLHFSTLKETYLLPAKDLIAFYQIDKGTKSMPLDYIKKRGYAIAEAAYPQVPYLEIIEKLLGGNT; translated from the coding sequence ATGGTAAACTATCCCCATCAGATATCTCGTAAGAAAGCACAAGTACGTCCTAAAAAATCAAATAGAGTTGACTTTGCCAATCGGGGGATGAGCTTTGAATCTGCTATTAACGCGACTAATGATTACTATTTGTCGCGTGGTTTAGCCGTTATTCATAAAAAACCCACTCCTGTTCAAATTGTCAAAGTCGATTATCCCAAACGCTCACGAGCAAAGATTGTGGAAGCTTACTTTAGACAAGCCTCTACTACCGACTACTCTGGTGTTTACAAGGGATATTACATTGATTTTGAAGCCAAAGAGACACGACAAAAGACAGCCATGCCTATGAAAAACTTTCATGCGCATCAAATTGAGCACATGTCTCAGGTCATCAGTCAAGATGGGATCTGCTTCGTGCTACTTCACTTCTCGACGCTTAAGGAAACCTACCTTCTGCCTGCCAAAGACTTAATCGCTTTTTATCAAATTGATAAGGGGACGAAATCAATGCCTCTTGATTATATCAAAAAAAGAGGCTATGCAATTGCAGAAGCAGCTTATCCTCAAGTTCCTTATTTAGAAATCATTGAAAAATTATTAGGTGGTAACACATAA
- a CDS encoding ABC transporter permease produces MVKSLKQSKNKGLTLKNKLKLSLNNFMERKWRNLLIATATSIGFIGVLISFGLGNAIVGMINDSTDGGNIPSQIQISLSAKSAARGVLNADDEKFIRSQIKSDDIKYLESPFGMNMASLTLDGKTIDFSKDLPNYSQVISLYKNTKISTSRNDKDKISAGKPFKSEDEKGLTLPMSFVKRYNQEIGKKLKAKDFIGKEISAQIVENTAEGTKVADIKTKIVRIVDDSEDAEEGNSYMPAKQLEELLKENGFTKTVSYMLLELKDPAKTKEVTKKLQKNKKYLVLSQQAILDVIIKFIRVIQALLITLSSQAILVSAVMIGIIIYINIMQRSKEIGVMKAVGYLNRDVKAIFVYEALWITGISLALALLVSQGIGSLANMIVSHLYPSVSKVFDLNLTSILIMFGFSLLMGYLSAYLPARKISKMDPVESLRYE; encoded by the coding sequence ATGGTGAAGTCGTTGAAACAATCGAAAAATAAGGGGTTGACCCTCAAGAATAAACTCAAATTGTCATTGAACAACTTTATGGAACGTAAGTGGCGTAATCTTTTGATTGCGACGGCAACTTCCATTGGTTTTATCGGTGTCTTGATTTCCTTTGGTTTGGGAAATGCTATTGTTGGTATGATTAATGACAGTACCGATGGTGGCAATATTCCATCCCAGATTCAGATCAGTCTTAGTGCTAAATCAGCAGCCAGAGGGGTTCTAAATGCGGATGACGAGAAGTTTATTCGTAGCCAGATTAAGAGTGATGACATTAAGTATTTGGAGAGTCCCTTTGGAATGAACATGGCAAGTCTTACCCTTGATGGCAAGACCATAGATTTCAGCAAGGACCTTCCTAACTATTCTCAGGTTATCAGTCTTTACAAGAACACAAAAATCTCTACATCTCGCAATGATAAGGATAAAATTTCAGCTGGGAAACCTTTTAAATCTGAAGATGAAAAGGGCTTAACCCTTCCGATGAGTTTTGTCAAACGCTACAACCAAGAAATAGGGAAGAAGCTCAAGGCTAAAGACTTTATTGGTAAAGAAATTTCAGCTCAGATTGTTGAAAATACTGCTGAGGGAACTAAAGTAGCGGATATCAAGACTAAGATTGTCCGTATTGTTGATGACAGCGAGGATGCTGAAGAGGGCAATAGCTATATGCCAGCTAAACAATTGGAAGAATTGCTCAAAGAAAATGGCTTTACCAAAACAGTATCTTACATGCTTTTGGAGCTCAAGGATCCAGCCAAGACTAAGGAAGTCACTAAAAAATTGCAGAAAAACAAGAAGTATCTGGTTCTTTCACAGCAGGCCATCCTAGATGTCATTATTAAATTCATCCGTGTGATCCAGGCCCTCTTGATTACCCTTTCATCACAAGCTATCCTAGTTTCAGCTGTTATGATTGGAATTATCATCTATATTAACATCATGCAACGCTCAAAAGAGATTGGTGTTATGAAGGCTGTCGGTTATCTTAATCGTGATGTGAAAGCTATCTTTGTTTATGAGGCCCTCTGGATTACGGGTATCTCACTAGCTCTTGCCCTCCTTGTATCGCAGGGCATTGGAAGCTTGGCTAACATGATTGTTTCACATCTCTACCCAAGTGTCAGCAAGGTGTTTGACCTAAATCTGACATCAATTCTCATCATGTTTGGTTTCTCACTCTTGATGGGCTATCTGTCAGCCTACCTTCCAGCCCGTAAAATCAGTAAAATGGACCCTGTCGAGTCCCTAAGATATGAATAG